TCCAGccactcctccaccttctcATAGCaaccctgaaaacacacagcaacagatgttaggaaggaagggaggaaacaaggaCCCATCTGGAGGTGGCATGTCAAAGGGAAGGACTCttgctttgttgttttaatcaCACAGACGATGAACGTTTGACTTCACCGCACCAGCTCAATTATTTCACCAAATCAAAGACGTGTTAAGATGAAAGAGAAGaggctgtgtgttttattgttttttaacaacTTGTCTTTACGCACAGAGACGTGGGATTAAAAGGTGGAGCTTAAAGCAGAACATTTAACTAGAACACACCGTAATAAGTGAACCCACATGAAGGGTTAATGTCTACTTGGAATAACAGAAGAAAGACTGTCATCAGTCAACACTGAAAGatggaaatgtattcaaatatgttaaatctaaaataataaGCAACATGAGCATGCATTTATATGTCTTATTTTTTGAAGAAACTCTTACATATTTTAGAAAATGCTTCAAAATTAGAGTGTGTTGAATTATACGACTGATACAACTCTCATGTTTTTGCTGCTAGCATTAACCTACAGTTACAgtgtgttagcttagcataaaagcTGGGATTCTAACTTGGCTCTGTATCTTATCACCCTggtgtgttaaatacttgattctgattggtcgaaactcTATCAGATAGAAAACcattagaatagaatggaatgcatcaaagaagaatggaaccCAACCCAACCTAGAATAGAAGGctcctgattggtccaaaccaaGGGTGACTCATTCTCAACATCACAGCATCataaggtgtttttcgaccggaggaactttaccccggaactaacGTTCGGTGGACCTAGGGTCTAAATTCAGGCCGTAACaccgtctctcccggtgttccggttttaaaagtgaccctgtaaactggagaccttcagctgaacgtgtcagtgtttgtggagtttacacagctgttgaaacacagagggagttcctgggaatgcaaactagtttagtttttattaagatttcaaaatatcctcatcagatatttaacgATCgcctaaagacgtttatgagggatgcatccggctgagagtctccagttaacagggtcgctgtttaaaccaaaacaccgtcccatctctgccacggctttttgagttctaaaggattttaaagccgtgttgaaacgtctttgctactcacgcttatctcctctcacgtgttgattcagtgaatccatctgtgatgaaatatagcaccatctaaaacagaccagctgagtctcttcatgctaacaggctaactgttgtgttgctcataatgatacctgcctgtctgtctgcttctatggtgttatctgtgatgaatggctttcgtctttgttttactgccctctactggtctggtggtgtagtgcattaacatttttttttcctccatgcatcactggcctgatttacccaatctacccgggacttcagcccacggtcgaaacgcaggcaacaatgggggcacaggaaccttttagttcaggggaaagtagttctgggggctaaaagaccctggaactcttggtcgaaatgcacctaaagcacattccccctctgcctgttagAGTCACTTCAACCACTAGTTTCCTGTCAGGCTGCTGCTCACTCTGTCAGGACTATAGTTTGTATAACCACCTGTCCACTATACATGATCCCTCACTTCACACgttgtgtattttttgtttatgaCTAATCAACTGTATAACTAATCCAATCCAGCTATCTATATGACACACAAACAATGACACTGGTATCAATTATCTCATCTATTGCAAAAAACTAACTTTTTTCCAAAACCTTGAAGTGTCCCTTTAAACTTGTAAATGTAGGCCAAAAAACCCTGACCTAAATATATATCAGTTATCAGTTAGAGACTGAAGACCACACTGACCCGGGTCCAGAAGGTGTTGGAGGAGTTGCGCCCACAGCCCTGATAAAACTGCTGACAGCAGCGGTCAGGAACCACGTTTCCATGCAGGGCGGTGTACCAGTCATTGTGGTTCGACACTCCACAACACTTCCACTGCAGGAGACAGGAGATAAGAAGGAGCATTACAAACCCTGACACACATTCCAGAGCCAGattcctacaaaataaaagcatgctaAATTAAAACAGAGCAGGCTGGATGCAGAGAAAGTGTTCGTACCTCTCCCTGTATGGTGTTCCATGCGTCTCTTAGACCTGCGTTATTATCCGTGCTGTACAGAACCAGACCTTCTTTCAGGTCCCGTCTGGCATTCTCGCTCACCTGGGCAAACACAGGTGAGGAGGTGAATTAagggacacacagacacacccaaCAACGTGCTGGAATCATAGCAGAGTGTGCAGATCATAGATAACTCTTACCTTGTCTGTGTAGACAAAGAAGAGGATGAGAAGGATGAGCTCAGCGAGGAGGATGGTCAGGAGAACGATGAAGaactgaggaaaggaaagagagtgGAAATGAGCTTAATTCACAGAATACAGAGATTATGTATTTTGGTCAATGCAAGTTAAAAAATTCGACATAAATGAGCTGTAaggtaaacattttaaaaaatacaaggtGCCCCAGTACTTAAATTCCCAACAGAACTTGAATGcaacatgattaaaaaacacattcacattGAATCTGATAAAACGACGATGATGAAGTGATGCATCATGGTATTTGTAGTGTACTCACGCTCAACAGCAGACACTTGTTCTCCTTGATGGCCCCCAGGCAGCCCAGGAACCCCGTCACCATCACAACAGTGCCCAGGGTGATGATGAGGTTGGCGGCGGAGAGCGACGGGAAGGAGGGGGACAGGGTGGCGAAGCTGCCCTGAGACACCGACAGCCACACGCCCACACCCAACAGTCCACACCCAcccagctgaaacacacacacaggaaacggAGAAACTTCCTGTAGATAAACTTTAATTGGAAACGCT
Above is a genomic segment from Notolabrus celidotus isolate fNotCel1 chromosome 21, fNotCel1.pri, whole genome shotgun sequence containing:
- the LOC117805308 gene encoding tetraspanin-9 yields the protein MARGCICCVKYMLFLFNLLFWLGGCGLLGVGVWLSVSQGSFATLSPSFPSLSAANLIITLGTVVMVTGFLGCLGAIKENKCLLLSFFIVLLTILLAELILLILFFVYTDKVSENARRDLKEGLVLYSTDNNAGLRDAWNTIQGEWKCCGVSNHNDWYTALHGNVVPDRCCQQFYQGCGRNSSNTFWTRGCYEKVEEWLDDNKHLLGTIAMCVLVIQLLGMAFSMTLYQQIHRAGKKYEA